A single genomic interval of Streptomyces sp. 1222.5 harbors:
- the paaE gene encoding 1,2-phenylacetyl-CoA epoxidase subunit PaaE, which translates to MEDLLAPADAAPAPVRRTRRRPAFHTLRVAAIERLCEDAVAVSFDIPDELAQEFAFEPGQSLTLRREVEGRDERRSYSICSAAGSRPRIGVRVVPGGLFSSWLVNEVEPGDTVEVMGPVGAFTPDLTTPGHHVLVAAGSGITPMVSIAESVLAADESSRVTLFYGNRRTGSVMFADELADLKDLHPARFQLAHVLSREPREAELLTGRLDAERLAALIDGLVDVSEADHWWLCGPHGMVLDAQRVLAELGVPDDRIHQELFFAGDEPVVTARHEEPRADGPVSQVTVVLDGRSTTSALSRESTILDAAARVRPDLPFACKGGVCGTCRAHIADGKADMRRNYALEPAEVDAGYVLTCQTYPVSETLTVDYDS; encoded by the coding sequence ATGGAGGACCTGTTGGCCCCCGCCGACGCGGCCCCCGCCCCGGTGCGGCGCACCCGTCGCCGCCCGGCGTTCCACACCTTGCGGGTCGCGGCGATCGAGCGGCTGTGCGAGGACGCGGTCGCGGTGAGCTTCGACATCCCCGACGAGCTGGCGCAGGAGTTCGCCTTCGAGCCCGGCCAGTCGCTCACCCTGCGCCGCGAGGTCGAGGGGCGCGACGAGCGGCGCTCGTACTCGATCTGCTCCGCGGCCGGTTCCCGGCCCCGGATCGGCGTCCGGGTGGTCCCCGGCGGCCTGTTCTCCTCCTGGCTGGTGAACGAGGTCGAGCCCGGTGACACCGTCGAGGTGATGGGCCCGGTCGGTGCCTTCACCCCCGACCTCACCACCCCCGGACACCACGTGCTCGTCGCGGCCGGCTCGGGCATCACGCCCATGGTCTCCATCGCCGAGTCGGTCCTCGCCGCCGACGAGTCCTCCCGGGTCACCCTGTTCTACGGCAACCGCCGCACCGGCTCGGTGATGTTCGCCGACGAGCTCGCCGACCTGAAGGACCTCCACCCGGCCCGGTTCCAGCTCGCCCACGTGCTGTCCCGCGAGCCGCGCGAGGCCGAACTGCTCACCGGCCGGCTGGACGCCGAGCGGCTGGCCGCCCTCATCGACGGCCTGGTCGACGTCTCCGAGGCGGACCACTGGTGGCTGTGCGGCCCCCACGGCATGGTCCTCGACGCCCAGCGGGTCCTGGCCGAGCTGGGCGTGCCGGACGACCGGATCCACCAGGAGCTCTTCTTCGCCGGGGACGAGCCGGTGGTGACGGCCCGCCACGAGGAGCCCCGCGCGGACGGCCCGGTCAGCCAGGTCACCGTCGTCCTGGACGGCCGCTCCACCACCTCCGCGCTCTCCCGCGAGTCCACCATCCTCGACGCCGCGGCCCGGGTCCGCCCCGACCTGCCCTTCGCCTGCAAGGGCGGCGTCTGCGGCACCTGCCGCGCCCACATCGCCGACGGCAAGGCGGACATGCGCCGCAACTACGCGCTGGAACCGGCCGAGGTGGACGCCGGATACGTCCTGACCTGCCAGACCTACCCGGTCTCCGAGACCCTGACCGTCGACTACGACAGCTGA
- the paaK gene encoding phenylacetate--CoA ligase PaaK, with protein sequence MSIELKTTPAAGGRRGEPCPPELLDAAENLTQDELRDLQLRRLRSTLRHAYDNVELYRKKFDDAGVGPDDCRTLEDLARFPFTTKADLRETYPFGMFAVPMSEVRRIHASSGTTGRPTVVGYTENDISTWADLIARSIRAAGGRPGHKVHISYGYGLFTGGLGAHYGAERAGCTVIPASGGMTARQVQIIQDFQPEIIMVTPSYMLTLLDEFERQGVDPRSTSLRIGIFGAEPWTEEMRREIEERMDIHAVDIYGLSEVMGPGVAQECVETKDGLHVWEDHFRPEVVDPVTDEVLPDGEAGELVFTSLTKEALPVIRYRTRDLTRLLPGTARPAFRRVEKITGRCDDMIILRGVNVFPSQIEEIVLRTPGVAPHFQIQLGRRGRMDHMTVRVEARVDCPPERREAAAGLIAKGVKDGVGVTVDVAIVEPETLERSLGKLRRVKDLRGE encoded by the coding sequence ATGAGTATCGAGCTGAAGACCACCCCGGCCGCCGGTGGGCGCCGCGGCGAGCCCTGTCCCCCGGAACTGCTGGACGCCGCGGAGAACCTGACGCAGGACGAGCTGCGGGATCTCCAGCTGCGCCGGCTGAGGTCGACGCTGAGGCACGCCTACGACAACGTGGAGCTGTACCGCAAGAAGTTCGACGACGCCGGCGTCGGCCCCGACGACTGCCGGACGCTGGAGGACCTGGCCCGCTTCCCCTTCACCACGAAGGCCGACCTGCGGGAGACGTACCCCTTCGGCATGTTCGCCGTCCCCATGTCCGAGGTCCGCCGCATCCACGCGTCCAGCGGCACGACCGGGCGTCCCACCGTCGTCGGGTACACCGAGAACGACATCTCCACCTGGGCCGACCTGATCGCCCGCTCGATCCGCGCCGCGGGCGGCCGCCCCGGCCACAAGGTGCACATCAGCTACGGCTACGGCCTGTTCACCGGCGGACTGGGAGCCCACTACGGCGCCGAGCGCGCCGGCTGCACCGTCATCCCCGCCTCGGGCGGTATGACGGCCCGCCAGGTGCAGATCATCCAGGACTTCCAGCCCGAGATCATCATGGTCACCCCGTCCTACATGCTCACGCTGCTCGACGAGTTCGAGCGTCAGGGCGTGGACCCCCGCTCCACGTCCCTGCGGATCGGCATCTTCGGCGCGGAGCCGTGGACGGAGGAGATGCGCCGCGAGATCGAGGAGCGCATGGACATCCACGCCGTCGACATCTACGGCCTCTCCGAGGTGATGGGGCCGGGCGTGGCCCAGGAGTGCGTGGAGACCAAGGACGGTCTGCACGTGTGGGAGGACCACTTCCGCCCGGAGGTCGTCGACCCCGTCACGGACGAGGTCCTGCCCGACGGCGAGGCGGGAGAGCTCGTCTTCACCTCGCTCACCAAGGAGGCGCTGCCCGTCATCCGTTACCGCACGCGCGATCTGACCCGGCTGCTGCCCGGGACGGCACGCCCGGCCTTCCGCCGCGTAGAGAAGATCACCGGCCGCTGCGACGACATGATCATCCTGCGCGGGGTGAACGTCTTCCCCAGCCAGATCGAGGAGATCGTCCTGCGCACGCCGGGCGTCGCGCCCCACTTCCAGATCCAGCTGGGCCGGCGCGGCCGCATGGACCACATGACGGTCCGTGTGGAGGCCCGCGTCGACTGCCCGCCCGAGCGGCGCGAGGCCGCCGCGGGGCTGATCGCCAAGGGGGTCAAGGACGGCGTCGGCGTCACCGTGGACGTGGCGATCGTCGAGCCGGAGACCCTGGAGCGCTCGCTCGGCAAGCTCCGCCGGGTGAAGGACCTCCGCGGGGAGTGA
- the paaA gene encoding 1,2-phenylacetyl-CoA epoxidase subunit PaaA: MTARQAGSPTADGAPPELQERFEDTIARDQRIEPRDWMPDGYRKTLVRQVAQHAHSEIIGMQPEGEWITRAPSLRRKAILFAKVQDEAGHGLYLYSAAETLGVDRADLTERLLEGRQKYSSIFNYPTRTFADVGVIGWFVDGAAICNQVPLCRSSYGPYARAMVRICKEESFHQRQGFELLMTMMRGTDAQREMVQDAVDRWWWPSLMMFGPPDDDSPNSARSMAWKIKRHSNDELRQRFVDMTVPQAEKLGVTLPDPELRWNEDRGRYDFGTPDWSELKRVITGDGPCNEERMARRRAAHEEGAWVREAAAAHAAKQAARTQNGAVA; encoded by the coding sequence ATGACTGCACGGCAGGCCGGGTCCCCGACGGCGGACGGAGCGCCGCCCGAACTCCAGGAGCGGTTCGAGGACACGATCGCCCGCGACCAGCGGATCGAGCCCCGGGACTGGATGCCGGACGGCTACCGCAAGACGCTGGTCCGGCAGGTGGCGCAGCACGCCCACTCGGAGATCATCGGCATGCAGCCCGAGGGCGAGTGGATCACCCGTGCGCCGTCCCTGCGCCGCAAGGCGATCCTGTTCGCCAAGGTCCAGGACGAGGCCGGCCACGGGCTGTACCTGTACTCGGCGGCCGAGACCCTCGGTGTCGACCGCGCCGACCTGACCGAGCGGCTGCTCGAAGGCCGTCAGAAGTACTCCTCGATCTTCAACTACCCGACCCGCACCTTCGCCGACGTCGGCGTCATCGGCTGGTTCGTCGACGGCGCCGCCATCTGCAACCAGGTGCCGCTGTGCCGCAGCTCCTACGGGCCCTACGCCCGCGCGATGGTCCGCATCTGCAAGGAGGAGTCCTTCCACCAGCGGCAGGGCTTCGAACTGCTGATGACGATGATGCGCGGCACCGACGCCCAGCGCGAGATGGTCCAGGACGCCGTGGACCGCTGGTGGTGGCCGTCCCTGATGATGTTCGGCCCGCCCGACGACGACTCGCCCAACTCGGCGCGGTCCATGGCCTGGAAGATCAAGCGGCACAGCAACGACGAGCTGCGCCAGCGGTTCGTGGACATGACCGTGCCGCAGGCCGAGAAGCTCGGCGTGACCCTGCCCGACCCGGAACTGCGCTGGAACGAGGACCGCGGCCGGTACGACTTCGGCACCCCCGACTGGTCCGAACTCAAGCGGGTGATCACGGGCGACGGGCCGTGCAACGAGGAGCGGATGGCGCGGCGCCGGGCCGCGCACGAGGAGGGTGCCTGGGTGCGCGAGGCGGCAGCCGCGCACGCCGCCAAGCAGGCCGCCAGGACGCAGAACGGAGCAGTGGCATGA
- the paaB gene encoding 1,2-phenylacetyl-CoA epoxidase subunit PaaB → MSDTQAKKDGWPLYEVFVRGKRGLNHVHVGSLHAADDRMALTHARDLYTRRNEGVSIWVVRSEHITASTRDEKDPFFDPSADKVYRHPTFYDIPDDVPHI, encoded by the coding sequence ATGAGCGACACGCAGGCGAAGAAGGACGGGTGGCCGCTGTACGAGGTCTTCGTACGGGGCAAGCGGGGACTCAACCACGTCCACGTCGGCTCCCTGCACGCGGCCGACGACCGCATGGCTCTCACCCACGCCCGCGACCTGTACACCCGGCGCAACGAAGGCGTGAGCATCTGGGTGGTGCGCTCCGAGCACATCACGGCCTCCACCCGCGACGAGAAGGACCCCTTCTTCGACCCGAGCGCCGACAAGGTCTACCGGCACCCCACCTTCTACGACATCCCCGACGACGTCCCGCACATCTAG
- the paaD gene encoding 1,2-phenylacetyl-CoA epoxidase subunit PaaD, producing the protein MVTVLTDVRRARHIAEQVPDPELPMLTLADLGVLREVRVTPEGTVVADLTPTYSGCPAMSEMRAEVSARLKGAGYERVEVRTVLDPPWTTDWITSEGRRKLAEHGIAPPGPAPRPAAGPVPLVLSATRKAVTCPRCGATDTEETSRFGATSCKALWRCRACREPFEYVKEI; encoded by the coding sequence ATGGTGACCGTCCTCACCGACGTCCGGCGCGCCCGGCACATCGCCGAGCAGGTGCCCGACCCCGAGCTGCCCATGCTCACCCTCGCCGACCTCGGCGTGCTGCGTGAGGTGCGGGTGACGCCCGAGGGCACGGTCGTCGCCGACCTCACCCCCACCTACTCCGGCTGCCCCGCCATGTCCGAGATGCGGGCCGAGGTGTCCGCGCGGCTGAAGGGCGCCGGATACGAGCGCGTGGAGGTGCGCACGGTCCTGGACCCGCCGTGGACCACCGACTGGATCACCTCCGAGGGCCGCCGCAAGCTCGCCGAGCACGGCATCGCCCCGCCCGGGCCGGCGCCCCGCCCGGCGGCGGGCCCCGTGCCGCTGGTGCTGTCGGCCACCCGCAAGGCGGTGACCTGCCCGCGCTGCGGCGCCACGGACACGGAGGAGACCTCCCGGTTCGGCGCCACCTCCTGCAAGGCGCTGTGGCGCTGCCGCGCCTGCCGCGAACCGTTCGAGTACGTCAAGGAGATCTGA
- a CDS encoding thiolase family protein has translation MSDEVFLIDGARTPQGRYGGALATVRPDDLAALVVGEAVRRSGIPGEAVDEVILGAANQAGEDNRDVARMAVLLAGLPHTVPGYTVNRLCASGLTAVASAAQAIRAGEADLVVAGGVESMTRAPWVMEKPGTPWAKPGAVHDTALGWRFTNPRFAAADREVPRGAGPETVKVTLSMGETAEEIAALDGIGRAESDAFALRSHQRAVAAQRAGHFDREIVPVAVKDGEVTRDEGPRPGTTLEKLGTLRTIFRPDGIVTAGSSSPLSDGASALVVAGAAAVRRYGLTPRARIVTSASAGVQPNVMGLGPVPATQKALARAGWETADLGAVELNEAFAVQALAVVRRLKLDEEKVNADGGAIALGHPLGCSGSRILLTLLGRMEREDARRGLATLCVGVGQGVAMLVERP, from the coding sequence GTGTCCGACGAGGTATTCCTGATCGACGGTGCCCGCACTCCGCAGGGGCGCTACGGCGGCGCCCTCGCCACCGTGCGCCCCGACGACCTCGCGGCCCTGGTCGTCGGCGAGGCCGTACGACGCTCCGGCATCCCCGGGGAGGCCGTGGACGAGGTGATCCTCGGCGCCGCCAACCAGGCCGGCGAGGACAACCGCGACGTGGCCAGGATGGCGGTGCTGCTGGCCGGCCTCCCGCACACCGTGCCCGGCTACACCGTGAACCGGCTGTGCGCCTCCGGTCTGACGGCGGTGGCCTCGGCGGCCCAGGCGATCCGGGCGGGTGAGGCCGACCTGGTCGTCGCCGGGGGAGTGGAGTCGATGACCCGGGCGCCCTGGGTCATGGAGAAGCCGGGCACCCCGTGGGCCAAGCCGGGCGCGGTCCACGACACCGCCCTGGGCTGGCGCTTCACCAATCCCCGGTTCGCCGCGGCGGACCGCGAGGTGCCCCGCGGCGCGGGCCCGGAGACGGTCAAGGTCACCCTGTCCATGGGCGAGACGGCCGAGGAGATCGCGGCCCTGGACGGCATCGGCCGCGCCGAGTCCGACGCCTTCGCACTGCGCAGCCACCAGCGCGCCGTCGCGGCACAGCGGGCCGGGCACTTCGACCGGGAGATCGTCCCGGTCGCCGTCAAGGACGGCGAGGTCACGCGCGACGAGGGGCCGCGCCCCGGCACGACCCTGGAGAAGCTGGGCACGCTGCGCACCATCTTCCGGCCGGACGGCATCGTGACCGCGGGGTCGTCCTCGCCGCTCTCCGACGGGGCCTCCGCGCTGGTCGTGGCCGGTGCCGCGGCCGTGCGGCGGTACGGCCTCACCCCCCGGGCCCGCATCGTCACCTCGGCCTCCGCCGGTGTCCAGCCGAACGTCATGGGACTCGGCCCGGTGCCCGCCACCCAGAAGGCACTGGCCCGCGCGGGCTGGGAGACGGCGGACCTGGGCGCCGTCGAACTGAACGAGGCGTTCGCCGTCCAGGCCCTGGCCGTCGTCCGCCGGCTCAAGCTCGACGAGGAGAAGGTCAACGCCGACGGCGGTGCGATCGCCCTCGGCCACCCGCTGGGCTGCTCCGGCTCCCGCATCCTGCTGACCCTGCTCGGCCGCATGGAGCGGGAGGACGCCCGCCGGGGCCTGGCCACCCTCTGCGTGGGCGTGGGGCAGGGCGTGGCCATGCTCGTGGAGCGCCCGTGA
- the paaC gene encoding 1,2-phenylacetyl-CoA epoxidase subunit PaaC produces the protein MSDDHVYLSLAEGHEDSDARWAFGTGFEDPLYGVSTDVPEGVDRAELAACCLALGDDALVTAQRLAEWTTRAPELEEEVALANIGLDLLGQARLLYARCGQVDGTGRSEDAYAYFRDADDFRNVALAELPNGDFAFSMARLLVLATSRLARFERLAGSADPVLAAIAAKGVKELTYHRQYAAEWVVRLGDGTAESHRRMQAGLDAVAPYLREVFAAHDAEESVLGVLHQVIEAATLSLPEVPEAAAGSGRDGEHTAHLAPLLTELQSVARAHPEATW, from the coding sequence ATGAGCGACGATCACGTCTACCTGTCCCTGGCCGAGGGACACGAGGACAGCGACGCCCGCTGGGCCTTCGGCACGGGGTTCGAGGACCCGCTGTACGGCGTGAGCACGGACGTCCCCGAGGGCGTCGACCGGGCCGAACTGGCCGCGTGCTGCCTCGCTCTCGGCGACGACGCGCTCGTCACCGCCCAGCGGCTCGCCGAGTGGACCACCCGGGCCCCGGAGCTGGAGGAGGAGGTCGCCCTCGCCAACATCGGGCTCGACCTCCTCGGCCAGGCCCGGCTGCTGTACGCCCGCTGCGGCCAGGTCGACGGCACCGGCCGGAGCGAGGACGCCTACGCCTACTTCCGCGACGCGGACGACTTCCGCAACGTGGCCCTGGCCGAACTGCCCAACGGCGACTTCGCGTTCTCCATGGCCCGGCTGCTGGTCCTCGCCACCTCGCGGCTGGCCCGCTTCGAGCGCCTCGCCGGCTCCGCCGACCCGGTGCTCGCCGCCATCGCCGCCAAGGGTGTGAAGGAGCTGACGTACCACCGGCAGTACGCGGCCGAGTGGGTCGTCCGGCTCGGCGACGGCACCGCGGAGTCGCACCGGCGCATGCAGGCCGGACTCGACGCGGTGGCGCCGTACCTGCGCGAGGTGTTCGCGGCCCACGACGCCGAGGAGAGCGTCCTCGGCGTGCTGCACCAGGTCATCGAGGCCGCCACGCTGTCCCTGCCGGAGGTGCCGGAGGCGGCGGCCGGTTCCGGGCGCGACGGCGAGCACACCGCGCACCTCGCCCCGCTGCTGACGGAACTGCAGAGCGTGGCCCGCGCGCACCCGGAGGCGACATGGTGA
- a CDS encoding 3-hydroxyacyl-CoA dehydrogenase family protein has protein sequence MTAAPAVVGVIGGGRMGAGIAQSFATAGSAVTIVESDARSAAQALERVATGLKRAAERDRLTEPADRVLGRVTTVASVADLPAHADLVVEAVFEDAALKAGLLAAAEQVVATRTVLASNTSSLSVAELGAALTTPGRFLGMHFFNPVPASELVEIVVAPATGDDTLRSALDWTRCLGKKDVVVKDSPGFASSRLGVALGLEAIRMVESGVAEPEAIDDAMQLGYKHPMGPLRLTDLVGLDVRLAIAEHLHATLGERFAPPRLLRDKVARGDLGRKTGQGFYTWE, from the coding sequence ATGACCGCAGCACCGGCAGTCGTGGGAGTGATCGGCGGCGGCCGTATGGGCGCCGGCATCGCCCAGTCCTTCGCGACGGCGGGATCGGCCGTCACGATCGTCGAGAGCGACGCGCGCTCGGCGGCCCAGGCGCTCGAACGGGTGGCCACCGGGCTGAAGCGGGCCGCCGAACGCGACCGGCTCACCGAACCCGCGGACCGGGTGCTCGGCCGCGTCACGACCGTCGCCTCGGTCGCGGACCTGCCCGCGCACGCCGATCTCGTCGTCGAAGCCGTTTTCGAGGACGCCGCCCTCAAGGCGGGCCTGCTGGCGGCGGCGGAGCAGGTCGTGGCCACGCGGACCGTCCTGGCCAGCAACACCAGCTCCCTCTCGGTCGCCGAACTCGGTGCCGCGCTCACCACGCCCGGCCGATTCCTCGGCATGCACTTCTTCAACCCGGTGCCGGCCTCCGAACTCGTCGAGATCGTCGTCGCCCCCGCCACCGGCGACGACACCCTGCGCAGCGCCCTCGACTGGACCCGCTGCCTGGGCAAGAAGGACGTCGTGGTCAAGGACTCCCCGGGCTTCGCCAGCAGCCGGCTGGGCGTGGCCCTGGGCCTGGAGGCGATCCGCATGGTCGAGTCCGGGGTCGCCGAGCCCGAGGCCATCGACGACGCCATGCAACTGGGTTACAAGCACCCGATGGGCCCCCTCCGGCTCACCGACCTGGTCGGACTGGACGTGCGCCTCGCCATCGCCGAGCACCTGCACGCCACCCTCGGCGAGCGCTTCGCCCCGCCGCGGCTGCTCCGCGACAAGGTGGCCCGCGGGGACCTCGGGAGGAAGACCGGGCAGGGCTTCTACACCTGGGAGTGA
- the paaI gene encoding hydroxyphenylacetyl-CoA thioesterase PaaI: MVDTVTQAAGSADGPVEAMFFADEASRRLGIELVRHGPGTAVLRMTVTAAMVNGHRIAHGGYVFLLADSAFACACNSHGPVTVAAGAGIDFVAPVYEGDVLEATAEERTRFGRSGIYDVTVRRGDEVVAEFRGRSRVLRGSTSEESR; the protein is encoded by the coding sequence ATGGTGGATACAGTGACGCAGGCCGCCGGCAGTGCAGACGGACCGGTCGAGGCGATGTTCTTCGCGGACGAAGCCTCCCGGCGACTGGGAATCGAACTCGTGCGGCACGGCCCGGGGACCGCCGTGCTGCGCATGACCGTGACTGCCGCCATGGTCAACGGCCACAGGATCGCCCATGGCGGGTACGTGTTCCTCCTCGCCGACAGCGCCTTCGCCTGCGCCTGCAACAGCCACGGCCCGGTGACGGTGGCGGCGGGAGCCGGCATCGACTTCGTGGCCCCGGTGTACGAGGGTGATGTCCTGGAGGCCACCGCCGAGGAGCGCACCCGGTTCGGCCGCAGCGGCATCTACGACGTGACGGTGAGGCGCGGTGACGAGGTGGTCGCGGAGTTCCGTGGCCGCAGCCGCGTCCTGAGGGGCAGCACTTCCGAGGAGTCGCGATGA
- a CDS encoding SpoIIE family protein phosphatase, which produces MGTTESSLTGDGRSAARPAAPPSGLLDLLSVAAVVLNADGQVVFWSPKAEELFGYTAAEALGQHAAALTVHEEDRERVIRLFAEVMESGTDWAGVFPVRHKDGTTRLVEFRNMRLLDDLGEAYTLGLAADRASVARVERDAALAMRLVSQSPVGLAILDPDLRYVAVNPALERITGQSAADRLGRSAGEILTFLNTDPEARLRRVLETGESVVNREIVCRPPNDPDHEHAWSVSYYRLEDSAGKVLGLAYSVIDVTERHRATVEAARARQRLALIAEASACVGSTLDVVATARELAEIVVPVLADVAAVDVLDSALDGRAEPGEGPAVFRALAVSSACTSDAARAADPPGGLAGYDSDRLITQCVRTRKPVLVPRTTRGDLERIARHGEAAALLESAGVHSYLAVPLMARGEVLGALDLVRTRTPAPFDDDDAFLAWELAARAAVCIDNARGYQAQRHAALTLQRSLLPELPSHLPGLEVACRYQPAGATSEIGGDWYDAIPLRGDKTALVVGDVMGSGINAAAAMGQLRSAARAFAELDLAPAEALHHLDHLTEGIEQTIATCIYCVCDPHRAQCDICLAGHLPPVLRRAGGAARLLELPTGAPLGVGGVPFEAATVAFHPGDELVLYTDGLVETRSEPIDARLDVLLDAFTTTRGHELEDTCDRVLEILRRPGGEDDVALLIARARP; this is translated from the coding sequence ATGGGCACGACGGAGTCCTCCCTGACAGGTGACGGCCGGTCGGCGGCCCGGCCCGCCGCGCCGCCCAGCGGCCTGCTGGACCTGCTCAGCGTCGCCGCGGTGGTCCTGAACGCGGACGGGCAGGTGGTGTTCTGGAGTCCGAAGGCCGAGGAGCTGTTCGGCTACACCGCCGCGGAGGCGCTCGGGCAGCACGCCGCCGCCCTGACGGTCCACGAGGAGGACCGGGAGCGGGTGATCAGGCTGTTCGCCGAGGTCATGGAATCCGGCACCGACTGGGCCGGTGTCTTCCCCGTCCGGCACAAGGACGGCACGACGCGGCTGGTCGAGTTCCGCAACATGCGGCTGCTGGACGACCTCGGTGAGGCCTACACCCTGGGTCTCGCCGCGGACCGGGCCAGTGTGGCGCGGGTCGAGCGCGACGCGGCCCTGGCCATGCGCCTGGTTTCCCAGTCCCCGGTGGGGTTGGCCATCCTGGACCCCGACCTGCGGTACGTGGCCGTGAACCCCGCTCTCGAACGCATCACCGGCCAGTCCGCCGCCGACCGCCTCGGCCGGTCCGCCGGGGAGATCCTGACCTTCCTGAACACCGACCCCGAGGCACGTCTGCGCCGCGTCCTGGAGACGGGCGAGTCGGTGGTGAACCGGGAGATCGTCTGCCGTCCGCCCAACGACCCGGACCACGAGCACGCCTGGTCCGTCTCCTACTACCGGCTGGAGGACTCCGCCGGCAAGGTGCTGGGCCTCGCCTACTCGGTGATCGACGTCACCGAGCGTCACCGGGCCACCGTGGAGGCGGCCCGGGCACGGCAGCGGCTGGCGCTGATCGCCGAGGCCTCGGCCTGCGTGGGGAGCACCCTCGACGTGGTGGCGACGGCGCGTGAACTCGCCGAGATCGTCGTGCCGGTCCTCGCCGACGTCGCCGCGGTGGACGTGCTCGACAGCGCGCTCGACGGCCGGGCCGAGCCGGGCGAGGGGCCCGCCGTCTTCCGCGCCCTCGCCGTCAGCTCCGCCTGCACCTCCGACGCGGCCCGTGCTGCCGACCCGCCCGGAGGACTGGCCGGCTACGACAGCGACCGCCTGATCACCCAGTGCGTGCGGACCCGCAAACCGGTGCTGGTGCCCCGGACCACGCGCGGGGACCTGGAGCGCATCGCCCGGCACGGCGAGGCCGCCGCCCTGCTGGAGTCGGCTGGCGTGCACTCCTACCTTGCCGTACCCCTCATGGCCCGGGGCGAGGTGCTGGGCGCCCTCGACCTCGTACGCACCCGCACTCCCGCGCCGTTCGACGACGACGACGCCTTCCTCGCCTGGGAACTGGCCGCGAGGGCCGCGGTCTGCATCGACAACGCCCGTGGATACCAGGCACAGCGCCATGCGGCCCTCACCCTCCAGCGCAGTCTGCTGCCCGAACTCCCCTCGCACCTGCCGGGCCTGGAGGTCGCCTGCCGCTACCAGCCCGCCGGTGCGACGAGCGAGATCGGCGGTGACTGGTACGACGCCATACCGCTGCGGGGCGACAAGACCGCCCTGGTCGTCGGGGACGTCATGGGCAGCGGCATCAACGCCGCCGCCGCGATGGGGCAACTGCGCAGCGCCGCACGGGCCTTCGCCGAACTCGATCTCGCCCCCGCGGAGGCCCTGCACCACCTGGACCATCTGACCGAGGGCATCGAGCAGACCATCGCCACCTGCATCTACTGCGTCTGCGATCCGCACCGCGCCCAGTGCGACATCTGTCTCGCCGGCCATCTGCCCCCGGTCCTGAGACGCGCCGGCGGCGCGGCCCGGCTGCTCGAGCTGCCCACCGGAGCCCCGCTCGGCGTCGGTGGAGTGCCCTTCGAGGCCGCCACCGTCGCCTTCCACCCGGGAGACGAACTCGTCCTCTACACCGACGGCCTGGTCGAGACCCGGAGCGAACCCATCGACGCCCGCCTGGACGTCCTCCTCGACGCCTTCACCACCACCCGTGGCCACGAGCTGGAGGACACCTGCGACCGCGTCCTGGAGATCCTGCGCAGGCCCGGCGGCGAGGACGACGTGGCGCTGCTCATCGCCCGCGCGCGGCCCTGA